A region from the Antennarius striatus isolate MH-2024 chromosome 22, ASM4005453v1, whole genome shotgun sequence genome encodes:
- the st8sia1 gene encoding alpha-N-acetylneuraminide alpha-2,8-sialyltransferase, with protein MSVRCCRGKLSVWAALCVLVLCWFYIYPGYRLPRDKDIVEEVLRQGDVWHRNQTGIDLYRKLLTECCDPKKMFAVTKENSPMGKVLWYDGEFYHSHTVNNDTYPLFVQDNPLHLPLKKCAVVGNGGILRHSKCGRDIDRADFIMRCNLPPLSKEYVEDVGTRTHLVTANPSIIEKRFQNLLWSRKKFVDSMKVYGSSYIYMPAFSMKPGTDPSLRAYYALADTSSDLTMLFANPEFLRTVGKFWKARNVHAKRLSTGLFLVSLALGLCEEVTAYGFWPFSVGLDEQPVSHHYYDNILPYKWFHAMPEEFVQLWHLHKSGTLRMRVGRCPPQEGGS; from the exons ATGTCGGTGCGATGCTGCCGGGGAAAGCTGTCTGTGTGGGCCGCCCTGTGCGTCCTGGTGCTCTGCTGGTTTTATATTTACCCCGGCTACAGACTCCCCCGAGATAAAGACATTGTGGAGGAGGTGCTGAGGCAGGGAGACGTATGGCACAGGAACCAGACCGGGATCGATCTGTACAG GAAGTTGCTGACAGAATGCTGCGATCCGAAAAAGATGTTTGCAGTGACCAAGGAAAACTCACCAATGGGGAAGGTCCTGTGGTACGATGGCGAGTTTTACCACTCGCACACCGTCAACAATGACACTTATCCGCTCTTTGTACAG GACAACCCTTTACATCTGCCCCTGAAGAAGTGTGCGGTGGTCGGTAACGGTGGCATTCTCAGGCACAGCAAATGTGGAAGGGACATCGACCGGGCTGACTTCATCATGCG GTGTAACCTTCCCCCGCTTTCAAAGGAGTACGTTGAGGATGTGGGAACCAGAACCCATCTGGTCACCGCCAACCCCAGCATCATAGAGAAACG GTTTCAGAACCTTCTGTGGTCGAGAAAAAAATTTGTGGACAGCATGAAGGTCTACGGCTCCAGCTACATCTACATGCCAGCGTTCTCCATGAAGCCGGGCACCGACCCGTCCCTGCGGGCGTATTACGCCCTGGCCGACACATCTTCTGACCTCACCATGCTCTTTGCCAACCCAGAGTTCCTTCGCACAGTTGGAAAATTCTGGAAAGCTCGCAACGTGCATGCCAAACGCCTCTCCACGGGGCTCTTCCTGGTCAGCCTGGCCTTGGGGCTATGCGAGGAAGTGACAGCGTACGGCTTCTGGCCGTTTTCTGTCGGCCTGGATGAGCAGCCGGTCAGTCACCATTACTATGACAACATCCTGCCCTATAAATGGTTCCACGCCATGCCAGAGGAGTTCGTCCAACTCTGGCATTTGCATAAAAGCGGCACGCTGCGGATGCGAGTGGGGCGTTGCCCCCCGCAGGAAGGAGGGAGTTAA
- the tnni1d gene encoding troponin I, skeletal, slow d, whose protein sequence is MNPKGEKPKSKISASRKLSLKMLLLTRACEDLERETQERQQEKTRYLGEKLPPLQMSGLSLDELQNLCKELHSKIDLVDEERYDCESKVNKHNKDIHELKLKIQDLGGKFKKPALRKVRVSADEMMRALLGSKHKGSMDLRANLKSVKKEDVKQDKVLTSEVGDWRKNVEAMSGMEGRKKMFDTGGGAQ, encoded by the exons ATGAATCCCAAAGGGGAAAAG CCCAAGTCGAAGATTTCGGCCTCTCGTAAGCTCTCCCTAAAA ATGCTGCTCCTCACCAGAGCCTGTGAGGATTTGGAGAGGGAGACTCAGGAGAGGCAGCAAGAGAAAACTCGCTATCTAGGCGAGAAGCTGCCTCCTTTGCAAATGTCTGGATTATCGCTTGATGAGCTCCAA aaTCTGTGCAAAGAGCTTCATTCAAAAATTGACCTTGTGGATGAGGAACGATATGATTGTGAATCCAaagtgaacaaacacaacaaagat ATCCACGAGTTGAAGCTGAAGATACAAGACCTTGGAGGTAAGTTCAAAAAGCCCGCCCTGAGGAAGGTGAGGGTGTCAGCAGACGAGATGATGAGAGCGCTCCTCGGCTCCAAACACAAAGGCTCAATGGACCTCAGGGCCAATCTCAAGTCTGTGAAGAAAGAGGATGTCAAACAGGACAAG GTGCTCACCAGTGAAGTGGGAGACTGGCGTAAGAACGTGGAGGCCATGTCAGGCATGGAAGGCCGCAAGAAGATGTTCGACACAGGCGGCGGAGCCCAGTGA